One Gardnerella vaginalis genomic window, ATCCGGTCGGGGGTACAAGACGGAACGGTTCCAAGAGCCGCGAAGCCTGCCAATTGGGGTATGGTGTAATTGGCAACACAGGTGATTCTGGTTCATCCATTCTTGGTTCGAGTCCAGGTACCCCAGCGAATAACCCTCGTATTTTGCGAGGGCTTTTTTGTATTTCAAAGATAAAAGATATAGCTTACATTGCTCGTACTTTTCTTGTTTGTTATATTTGTATCGCGCATGAGACATTTGTAACGTTTTTCGACTGATTTTCGTTATATTTGCATCATGTGAGCTACAAATATAACGCAAGCTATTGCTTCTGCTCTAATAGGCTCAGCGAATCGAGGTGATCTCGCGCATTGTGCAGCTCGAAGTCGTCGATTCGCGCAATATACACAAAGCATGACACAATAGTATGTAGTGTGTTTTTTGAAGGGAGCAGGTTCCGTGGGAAGTCGACAAACCTTACAGCGTTGGATGATTACAGTAGGTGGTGTCGAGCAGGCGCGCGTTGGAGCGGGTCAGTCTGTAGAGATCGGCAGAAAGCCTATACGACCTTTGCGCGAAGACGGTTTCATGCGTGTAGACATTGTAGATAATAAGCGCTCAATGTCTAAAAGACATGCGCTTTTTATAGTAGACACAAGTGGCGTGGCTACTATTCGAGATTTGCATTCTACAAACGGAACTTATCTTGTAAACGAAAGCGGCGATTTGCTGCGATTAGATCCAGATGTTGATTTTCATATGCCAGACAGCATTGTTCGCATGCAATTTGGAGACGTGCCAATTGACTTTGTGCGTATAGAAGAGCCAGCTCCTTTGGTTGAAAATAGTGCGGAGCCTGTGCGCGACTTGTTCTCTTATGCGGCTGACGGCTCAATTAAAGAGCCAGATGCTTCGGATTTGTCGGTCGATGATATTCTTGATATTCGTGCTGGGGAGCCAACAGGTGTTTTCCGTGCACAGTCTGTTTCGCACCCTAATTTAGTGTGGGATAATCAGTCCAAATTAAATGCTGCTGGTAAAGCTGATGATGTTTATAGTGCAAGTAAGACTGATATTTCAGTAAATCCTGTAAAACAAAGTGATCCAGTGATTGCTAGTCAGGTTGTTCTTCCTGTTGTGCGTGAAGATTTTGAGTCTGATGCAGAACCTCGTAATCTTTTTGATGATGCAGCACAAGTTAATGCAGCACAAGTTAATAGTGACAAAACTAATAGCGATGAAACTGTGAATCCAGATAATATTGTGGATAACAGTGCTGTTGCAGGTAATGCTGCTATTTCTGACAACAGTGTTGTTGCAAATGATTCTTTTGATTCTCACGATGTTCAAGACGATTCTAAAATTCAGGACTCGCAAAATGTAGATGTTGAAAACGAGGATCACACAACGCAAGATCAGAATACTGAACAAAAAGAGATAGCAGAAATTCAAATCAATTATCAAGATGAGAATGAATTACAAGATGGGGCAGA contains:
- a CDS encoding FHA domain-containing protein, whose product is MGSRQTLQRWMITVGGVEQARVGAGQSVEIGRKPIRPLREDGFMRVDIVDNKRSMSKRHALFIVDTSGVATIRDLHSTNGTYLVNESGDLLRLDPDVDFHMPDSIVRMQFGDVPIDFVRIEEPAPLVENSAEPVRDLFSYAADGSIKEPDASDLSVDDILDIRAGEPTGVFRAQSVSHPNLVWDNQSKLNAAGKADDVYSASKTDISVNPVKQSDPVIASQVVLPVVREDFESDAEPRNLFDDAAQVNAAQVNSDKTNSDETVNPDNIVDNSAVAGNAAISDNSVVANDSFDSHDVQDDSKIQDSQNVDVENEDHTTQDQNTEQKEIAEIQINYQDENELQDGAEDESQATDDSLQDEPQIQLNHEQFIQSNSVNIQEDSQYTPAFEPGSVFEKVSNGEFNAHKEIVQAGGFTSEEAQKTTDFSKQFEIAKYQELLPFLAMNTSLYDDLYAWLSAQGNADVDEALAQNSGYNAYRNAVGL